In Mercenaria mercenaria strain notata chromosome 13, MADL_Memer_1, whole genome shotgun sequence, a single window of DNA contains:
- the LOC123528479 gene encoding zona pellucida sperm-binding protein 2-like: MSIVRQLYPDIKANQIYFGDNTCRGKLVGDNLVFLQGLRDCLTAERISGNTILYENELFYAISDPIHPFIIRQYKWKYGVECDISRNEATSSHVHHNVESHHSVVSGHYSINLTFFKDPSFMNQLPGNPVQTNVGDDVYVKVFTTATDWNIKMRLHTCYTKPTEAAANMVYYIIKDGCEVDSNTHIMSQSTHETRFVFQDFVYFSNREGLNIHCNATFCETKDFSPGCTQSCISHENQALIGK, from the exons ATGTCGATAGTTAGACAGCTATATCCGGATATAAAAGCCAACCAAATTTATTTTGGTGACAACACTTGTCGAGGGAAACTGGTTGGAGATAATTTAGTATTTCTTCAGGGATTGAGAGACTGCCTTACAGCCGAACGG aTATCAGGAAACACGATATTATACGAAAATGAACTATTCTATGCAATCTCCGACCCCATACATCCATTCATCATACGACAGTACAAATGGAAATACGGTGTTGAGTGTGACATCAGTCGTAATGAGGCTACGTCATCGCACGTGCATCACAACGTCGAATCACACCATTCTGTAGTATCTGGTCATTACAGTATAAACTTGACATTTTTCAAAGATCCGAGCTTTATGAATCAGCTTCCTGGAAATCCTGTACAAACGAATGTGGGTGATGACGTCTATGTTAAGGTTTTCACAACGGCAACCGACTGGAATATTAAAATGAGGCTGCATACGTGTTACACGAAACCGACGGAGGCTGCAGCAAATATGGTGTACTACATAATCAAGGATGG ATGCGAAGTAGACAGTAATACTCATATTATGTCCCAGTCAACACACGAGACGAGATTCGTGTTTCAAGATTTTGTGTATTTCTCAAACAGAGAAGGTCTCAACATCCACTGCAATGCCACGTTTTGTGAAACAAAAGACTTTTCTCCAGGATGTACACAATCTTGCATATCCCACGAGAATCAAGCTCTTATTGGAAAATAG